In Miniphocaeibacter halophilus, the following proteins share a genomic window:
- a CDS encoding glycosyltransferase family 4 protein codes for MKILHIIAQLPSKTGSGVYFSNLIKELNKNNENYAIYGHQDCVEYDFDVIPDENKFPINFNNSKLDFHIVGMSDVMPYNSTRYKDMTPKMLNTWLNNFKVQILNAYNEIKPDIIICHHLWILTSLTLDLLRDRCDKIIGICHGTDIRQALQNPRLKNRYVKNLNRLDKVFALSENQVSEIVTTYNIDKNKIHVSGGGYNQDYFYKDEKLRYDENNQFINLVYAGKIADAKGVFELIDAYKQLDYDNTIILNIIGTPQGENIERIHKKLDNTKNIKLFNAKNQKSLAHLFRYSSIFILPSYYEGLGLVAIEALASGMYIVSTKLDALMEVLGDDVNNSNAIEYVDLPRLKNVDTPYEKDIPEFVNRLAKAIDIQVQRVKNKERISDEVLNSVAKHSWENIANEIFNEITRESYEELNEYRKLNLGNA; via the coding sequence CGGAAGCGGGGTTTACTTTTCAAACTTAATAAAAGAATTAAACAAAAACAATGAAAACTATGCTATTTATGGTCATCAGGACTGTGTTGAATATGATTTTGATGTTATACCTGATGAAAATAAATTTCCAATAAACTTCAATAATAGCAAACTGGATTTTCATATTGTAGGAATGAGTGATGTAATGCCATATAATAGCACTCGATATAAGGACATGACTCCTAAAATGTTAAACACATGGCTTAATAATTTTAAGGTCCAAATACTAAATGCCTATAACGAAATTAAGCCGGATATTATTATTTGTCATCACCTTTGGATTTTAACATCCTTAACCTTGGATTTATTAAGGGATAGATGTGACAAAATAATTGGTATTTGCCATGGTACAGATATTAGGCAGGCCTTACAAAATCCTAGATTAAAAAATAGATATGTAAAAAATTTAAATAGATTGGACAAGGTATTTGCACTAAGTGAAAATCAGGTTTCTGAAATAGTAACTACCTATAACATAGACAAAAACAAAATCCATGTTTCCGGTGGTGGATATAACCAGGATTATTTTTATAAAGATGAAAAACTTCGATACGATGAAAATAATCAATTTATAAACTTAGTTTACGCCGGGAAAATAGCCGATGCAAAAGGTGTATTTGAACTTATAGATGCCTATAAACAACTGGATTATGACAATACTATAATATTAAATATAATAGGAACTCCTCAAGGGGAAAATATTGAAAGGATTCATAAAAAATTAGATAACACGAAAAATATAAAACTGTTTAATGCAAAAAACCAAAAATCCTTAGCCCATCTTTTTAGGTATTCCAGTATTTTTATACTTCCTTCTTATTATGAGGGACTTGGCCTTGTTGCAATTGAAGCATTAGCTAGTGGAATGTATATAGTTTCTACAAAACTGGATGCCTTAATGGAAGTTTTAGGAGATGATGTTAATAATTCCAACGCCATAGAATATGTTGACCTTCCAAGACTTAAAAATGTAGATACACCATATGAAAAAGATATTCCTGAATTTGTAAATAGACTAGCAAAGGCTATTGACATACAGGTTCAAAGAGTTAAAAATAAAGAAAGAATTTCAGATGAAGTTTTAAATTCCGTTGCTAAACATTCATGGGAAAATATTGCAAATGAAATATTTAATGAAATTACAAGAGAATCTTATGAGGAATTAAATGAGTATAGAAAACTTAATCTTGGAAATGCATAA
- the ybaK gene encoding Cys-tRNA(Pro) deacylase, whose protein sequence is MKKNKTNAMRILESKKIDFEIINYEVDENIDGISVANKVGLDLNIVFKTLVTIGADNNNYVFVIPVNRELDLKKAAKSVNVKKIEMIHVKDIKKITGYIRGGCSPIGMKKLYKTVLDNSAMEFNQIYVSGGKLGAQIKISPRDLIEITDADIYDLVK, encoded by the coding sequence ATGAAGAAAAACAAAACAAATGCAATGAGAATATTAGAATCTAAAAAAATAGATTTTGAAATAATAAATTATGAGGTTGATGAAAATATTGATGGAATTTCCGTTGCCAATAAAGTTGGATTGGATTTAAACATAGTCTTTAAAACCCTAGTAACAATTGGTGCAGATAATAATAATTATGTATTTGTTATTCCGGTAAATAGGGAATTGGATTTAAAAAAAGCTGCAAAATCAGTTAATGTTAAAAAAATAGAAATGATACATGTTAAAGATATTAAAAAAATAACCGGTTATATTAGAGGAGGTTGTTCTCCAATAGGTATGAAAAAACTTTATAAAACAGTATTAGACAATTCTGCAATGGAATTTAATCAAATATATGTAAGTGGTGGAAAATTAGGGGCTCAAATAAAAATATCTCCAAGGGATTTAATAGAAATAACAGATGCAGATATTTATGATTTAGTAAAATAG
- a CDS encoding GNAT family N-acetyltransferase has protein sequence MIELKYFEKTDFQQLINWIDSREFLLQWSGNTFKYPLTKEQLENYIEDANYEDANKLVFKIRNKSTNKTIGHIAILNIDKNNRIARIGAVLIGDEEFRGKGFGQMAIEEVLKLVFKDLNLHKASLGVFDFNKSALRCYENLGFKKDGLIRDSLKNGRQYWNLWEMSMLEEEWKELQLN, from the coding sequence ATGATAGAGTTAAAATACTTTGAAAAAACTGACTTCCAACAGTTAATTAACTGGATAGATTCTAGGGAGTTTTTACTCCAATGGAGTGGTAACACCTTTAAATATCCATTAACGAAAGAGCAGTTAGAAAATTATATAGAGGATGCAAATTATGAAGATGCAAATAAGTTGGTATTTAAAATTAGAAATAAAAGTACTAATAAAACCATAGGTCATATTGCCATTTTAAATATAGATAAAAATAATAGGATTGCAAGAATAGGGGCTGTTCTAATAGGAGATGAAGAATTTAGAGGGAAAGGCTTTGGACAGATGGCAATAGAGGAAGTTTTAAAACTTGTATTTAAGGATTTAAATCTTCATAAGGCAAGTCTTGGAGTTTTTGATTTTAATAAATCTGCCCTAAGATGTTATGAAAACTTAGGCTTTAAGAAGGATGGTTTAATAAGGGATTCTTTAAAGAATGGCAGGCAGTATTGGAATCTTTGGGAAATGAGTATGTTGGAAGAAGAATGGAAGGAATTGCAACTAAATTAA
- a CDS encoding DNA alkylation repair protein, translating to MSIENLILEMHKNKNEENIIPMEKYMLNKFKFLGIKSIERREISKECLKKLRKENFSWAVFNSLWIQEEREFQYIAIDYLKLKKKELNSSDLPTIKKYIVSKAWWDSVDNFYSVLSEIGLNYKINNEMISWSKDENLWIRRISIIHQLHRKEKTNTKLLEKILKNNFSSHEFFINKAIGWALRDYSKTDLEWVKNFIEDNKNFMDKLSIKEGSKYLK from the coding sequence ATGAGTATAGAAAACTTAATCTTGGAAATGCATAAAAATAAAAATGAAGAGAATATTATTCCTATGGAAAAATATATGTTAAATAAATTTAAATTCCTAGGAATAAAATCCATTGAAAGACGAGAAATTTCTAAAGAATGTTTGAAAAAACTAAGAAAGGAGAATTTCTCCTGGGCTGTTTTTAACTCCCTTTGGATACAGGAAGAAAGGGAGTTTCAATATATTGCCATAGATTATTTAAAACTTAAAAAGAAAGAATTAAATAGTTCCGATTTACCTACAATAAAAAAATATATAGTAAGTAAAGCTTGGTGGGATTCCGTTGACAACTTCTATAGTGTTCTAAGTGAAATAGGACTTAATTATAAGATTAATAATGAAATGATTTCCTGGTCAAAAGACGAAAACCTTTGGATTAGAAGAATTTCAATAATTCATCAACTCCATAGAAAAGAAAAGACCAATACGAAGTTATTAGAGAAAATATTAAAGAACAATTTTAGCTCCCATGAATTTTTTATAAATAAAGCAATTGGCTGGGCCTTAAGGGATTATAGTAAAACCGATTTAGAATGGGTTAAGAACTTTATTGAAGATAATAAAAATTTTATGGATAAACTAAGTATAAAAGAAGGTTCTAAATATTTAAAATAA
- a CDS encoding glutamate--cysteine ligase, with protein MKKQEKIKKIADYIKAGEKKLEDFTIGVEMENFIINKDDLKTVSYYGENGVGETLEYLTTKGFIPYKEGEYVLGLEKGDLTISTEPGSQFEVAIKSNTDIKNLENKFKCFFNELVPYLNSKNQVLVSLGYHPNMKIDEIKILPKKRYDYMYDYFKNKGNMAHNMMKGTASLQVTIDYLNEDDFRRKYFLANVLTPIFYGLFDNTYIFEKEPLEIYTIRQKIWENTDKERSGLFDIAFDESISYEKYAEKILNTPPIFIEKNGEYIYTKNRTLEDIADEYQLDESLIFQALSIVFPDVRVKTYIEMRMFDSIPYPLNFAAVALIKGLFYNDNNLKEMCKMSKGTSYKEAIEGKEEVQKHGINAVYLNKTILEHGKFLIELASKGLDEDERNYLKPLKTLIDSGKTPRDKFEEIYIKEGLNTAVNSVVLKMEN; from the coding sequence ATGAAAAAACAAGAAAAAATAAAAAAAATAGCTGACTATATTAAGGCTGGCGAGAAAAAACTGGAAGATTTTACCATTGGCGTTGAAATGGAAAACTTCATTATAAATAAGGACGATTTAAAAACCGTGTCCTACTATGGAGAAAATGGCGTTGGCGAAACATTGGAGTATTTGACTACTAAGGGTTTTATTCCCTATAAAGAAGGAGAATATGTACTAGGTTTGGAAAAAGGGGACCTAACCATTAGTACAGAACCTGGTAGTCAATTTGAGGTTGCCATTAAATCCAATACGGATATAAAGAATTTAGAAAATAAATTTAAATGTTTTTTTAATGAGTTAGTACCTTATTTAAATAGTAAAAATCAAGTGTTAGTTTCTTTAGGATACCATCCAAATATGAAAATAGATGAAATAAAAATACTTCCTAAAAAAAGATATGACTATATGTATGATTATTTTAAAAACAAAGGAAATATGGCCCATAATATGATGAAGGGTACAGCATCTTTACAAGTAACTATCGATTATTTAAATGAAGATGATTTTAGAAGAAAGTATTTTCTTGCAAATGTATTAACTCCTATTTTTTACGGATTATTTGATAATACATACATATTTGAAAAAGAACCTTTAGAAATATATACAATACGACAAAAAATTTGGGAAAATACCGATAAGGAAAGGTCTGGACTTTTTGACATTGCCTTTGATGAGAGTATAAGTTATGAAAAATATGCAGAAAAAATATTAAATACCCCTCCGATTTTTATTGAAAAGAATGGTGAATATATTTATACAAAAAATAGAACATTAGAGGATATTGCAGATGAATACCAACTAGACGAAAGCCTAATATTTCAGGCCTTATCAATAGTTTTTCCAGATGTAAGAGTAAAGACCTATATTGAAATGAGAATGTTTGATTCAATACCGTATCCATTAAATTTTGCTGCAGTAGCCTTGATTAAAGGACTTTTTTATAACGATAATAATTTAAAGGAAATGTGTAAAATGTCAAAAGGAACAAGTTATAAAGAAGCCATAGAAGGAAAAGAAGAGGTTCAAAAACATGGTATTAACGCAGTTTATTTAAATAAAACAATATTAGAACACGGTAAGTTTTTAATAGAATTAGCATCAAAAGGCTTAGATGAAGATGAAAGAAATTATTTAAAGCCTTTGAAAACACTAATTGATTCCGGTAAAACTCCAAGAGATAAATTTGAAGAAATATATATAAAGGAAGGACTTAATACTGCTGTAAACTCGGTAGTATTAAAAATGGAAAATTAA
- a CDS encoding FAD-dependent oxidoreductase, with protein sequence MRKWECTVCGYIHEGESPPDICPVCGASKDKFILLEDNGKESPERTFTKENKEADIIVVGSGAAALAAATTAIANNLSVIILEKANTLGGTTRRSGGRYWIPNNYCQKDANIHDSKEDALSYMARYSFPSKFNKDLPNLGLSEYQYGMLENYYNESAPMIEYFKDIGVFETVIDYDWQGKPHVDYMENLPENKGILGRSVYAKTDNPNSGEGGKDLINLFLKWLENHNADIRIGHRVIDTVSDAEGKISGVIAEVNGIREEFIANKGVVFGTGGFSHNQDLLQRFHAHPLIGGCAVPTNTGDFVNISQKLGAQLGNMTNAYRVQSMLEVYLANPEGSSSTFYFVGDSFLEVNKYGKRVVNEKRNYNDRTQIHYVWDPVKGEYPNEYLFFIFDNRALNYWMGFPPYPAGDPKTMKHIIVGENIEDLTIQIKNRLNSLKDKIGNFSLEEDFTENLSKTIKRFNEFAKNGKDLDFHRGETNYELNYATMRPFIPNVKWPSEDQVNRAMYPLDEKGPYYGIILAPGSLDTNGGPMINKYGQVLRDYNNPIKGLYGAGNCVASSGINAYWGAGATIGPAMTYGHLAVLHAAGLKK encoded by the coding sequence ATGAGAAAATGGGAATGTACAGTATGTGGTTATATACATGAAGGTGAGTCTCCACCTGACATATGTCCGGTTTGTGGAGCAAGTAAAGATAAATTTATACTTTTAGAAGACAATGGCAAAGAAAGTCCAGAAAGAACTTTTACTAAGGAAAATAAAGAAGCGGATATTATTGTTGTAGGAAGTGGAGCCGCTGCCTTAGCTGCAGCTACTACTGCCATAGCCAATAATCTATCTGTAATAATTTTGGAAAAGGCAAATACCTTAGGTGGAACTACTAGACGCTCTGGTGGTAGATATTGGATTCCTAATAATTACTGTCAGAAGGATGCTAATATTCATGACTCTAAAGAAGATGCTCTTTCTTACATGGCAAGATATTCCTTTCCAAGTAAATTCAATAAGGATCTTCCCAATTTAGGACTAAGTGAATATCAGTATGGAATGTTGGAAAACTATTATAATGAAAGTGCTCCTATGATTGAGTATTTTAAAGATATAGGGGTTTTTGAAACCGTAATAGATTACGATTGGCAGGGAAAACCCCATGTTGACTATATGGAAAATCTTCCGGAAAACAAAGGAATACTAGGTCGTTCTGTTTATGCTAAAACCGATAATCCAAATAGCGGTGAAGGCGGTAAAGACCTAATTAACTTGTTTTTAAAATGGCTTGAAAATCATAATGCCGACATAAGAATAGGTCATAGAGTTATTGATACAGTTAGCGATGCTGAGGGAAAAATTAGTGGAGTTATTGCAGAAGTAAACGGTATAAGGGAAGAATTTATAGCCAATAAGGGCGTTGTATTTGGAACAGGAGGTTTTTCCCATAACCAAGACCTACTTCAAAGATTTCATGCCCATCCTTTAATTGGTGGCTGTGCAGTTCCAACTAATACTGGAGACTTTGTAAATATTTCACAGAAACTTGGGGCTCAACTTGGCAATATGACAAATGCTTACAGGGTTCAAAGTATGTTGGAAGTATATCTTGCAAATCCTGAAGGTTCCAGTAGTACCTTCTATTTTGTAGGAGATAGTTTTTTAGAAGTAAATAAATATGGTAAAAGAGTCGTTAATGAAAAGAGAAATTATAACGATAGAACCCAAATTCATTATGTCTGGGATCCTGTAAAGGGAGAATATCCTAATGAATATCTATTTTTCATCTTTGATAACAGGGCTTTAAATTATTGGATGGGCTTTCCACCTTACCCTGCTGGAGACCCTAAAACAATGAAGCATATAATAGTTGGTGAAAATATTGAGGATTTAACAATTCAAATTAAGAATAGACTGAATAGTTTAAAAGATAAAATTGGTAATTTTTCTCTAGAAGAAGATTTCACCGAAAATTTAAGTAAGACTATTAAAAGATTTAATGAATTTGCTAAAAATGGTAAGGACTTGGATTTTCATAGAGGCGAAACCAATTATGAATTAAACTATGCTACAATGAGACCATTTATTCCTAATGTTAAATGGCCTTCTGAGGACCAAGTCAACAGGGCAATGTATCCTTTAGATGAAAAAGGTCCTTATTATGGAATAATTTTAGCTCCTGGCTCCTTAGATACTAATGGAGGTCCAATGATAAATAAATATGGACAAGTTTTAAGGGACTATAATAATCCTATTAAGGGATTATACGGTGCCGGCAACTGTGTTGCTTCTTCCGGTATAAATGCCTACTGGGGAGCAGGTGCAACAATTGGTCCTGCTATGACCTATGGTCATTTAGCAGTACTTCACGCTGCAGGCTTAAAAAAATAA
- a CDS encoding DUF421 domain-containing protein has protein sequence MDFYLNSILKIIVTVIILLIYIKISGKSQLAPMSAFDQIGNMVIGAIVGATILDSEMKILDSAIFIIIWILILLFIRFLKAKSLRVKEFINGKRIQLIENGVLITDNFLKTKLSVRDVEILLHNEGILGVNELKNLWFETNGQLTYDKKNEEILSMLVIENGILDEKVLKDIGKDKDWLMEQIEKSDAKKIEDIFCAEWVKEKLWIYPYN, from the coding sequence TTGGATTTTTATTTAAATAGTATTTTAAAAATCATTGTTACAGTTATAATTTTACTTATTTATATTAAAATTTCCGGCAAAAGTCAATTAGCCCCAATGTCAGCTTTTGATCAAATTGGAAATATGGTAATAGGAGCTATTGTTGGAGCAACTATACTTGATTCCGAAATGAAAATATTGGATTCTGCAATATTTATAATTATCTGGATTCTAATCTTGCTCTTTATTAGATTTCTAAAGGCAAAAAGCTTAAGGGTCAAGGAATTTATTAATGGTAAAAGAATTCAATTAATTGAAAATGGTGTTTTAATAACAGATAATTTTCTAAAAACCAAATTATCTGTTAGGGATGTTGAAATATTACTTCATAATGAAGGTATTCTCGGTGTAAATGAATTAAAGAACCTATGGTTTGAAACAAATGGTCAATTAACCTATGATAAAAAAAATGAAGAAATACTTTCCATGTTGGTAATAGAAAATGGAATATTAGATGAAAAGGTTTTAAAAGATATTGGTAAGGATAAAGATTGGCTTATGGAACAAATTGAAAAATCTGATGCCAAAAAAATTGAAGATATTTTTTGTGCTGAATGGGTTAAGGAAAAATTATGGATTTATCCTTACAATTAA
- a CDS encoding AEC family transporter: MSSLQSTMLVLFGVIIIGYVAGKIGIINENANMTFSTLMLYITSPLLIISSISTSESGTIPVNIFLVMAIGVITYIFLIVFARIYVKIMPLNKFELPVHEVVMVFGNVAFLGYPVFQSLLGDSAIFVSTIMNLPFNILLFSYGMYLFTKDMTTDGAKGLKSLINPGFLAAIIALVIYLTGIKVPYVLNEIFTSIGNITIPLSMLMIGSSLATIDIKYLFKDYKVLVYSVIKLVVLPVLAFIITRLIGLDTYLIKMITLNVGFPAASMVVMLATQYKKSIRSASIAVFMSTLLSVITIPLIEKYLFSLL, encoded by the coding sequence TTGTCAAGTTTACAAAGTACCATGTTGGTTTTATTTGGTGTAATAATAATTGGTTATGTAGCAGGAAAAATTGGAATTATAAATGAAAATGCTAATATGACCTTTTCCACCCTAATGCTATATATTACATCTCCATTATTAATAATTTCCTCTATTTCTACAAGTGAATCGGGAACTATACCGGTTAATATATTTTTAGTAATGGCAATAGGGGTAATAACCTATATTTTCCTTATAGTTTTTGCAAGAATATATGTAAAAATAATGCCCCTAAATAAATTTGAACTTCCAGTACATGAAGTGGTAATGGTATTTGGAAATGTAGCATTTTTAGGTTACCCTGTATTTCAATCATTATTAGGAGATTCAGCTATATTTGTATCTACAATAATGAACTTACCCTTTAATATTTTACTCTTCTCCTATGGAATGTATTTATTTACAAAGGATATGACAACAGATGGAGCAAAAGGACTAAAAAGTTTAATAAATCCGGGATTCTTAGCAGCAATAATTGCACTAGTAATATATTTAACGGGAATAAAAGTTCCTTATGTGTTAAATGAAATCTTTACTTCAATAGGAAATATTACAATACCATTGTCCATGTTAATGATAGGTTCATCTCTTGCAACAATAGATATAAAATACCTATTTAAGGACTATAAGGTTTTAGTATATTCAGTAATAAAGTTAGTAGTCTTACCAGTACTTGCATTTATAATAACAAGATTGATTGGTTTAGATACATATTTAATAAAAATGATAACCTTAAATGTAGGATTTCCGGCAGCTTCTATGGTTGTAATGCTTGCTACACAATATAAGAAAAGTATTCGTTCAGCTTCCATAGCTGTATTTATGAGTACATTACTGTCAGTTATAACAATACCATTAATAGAAAAATATTTGTTTTCATTATTATAG
- a CDS encoding MBL fold metallo-hydrolase, with translation MEKFEIKVTYINHSCFSIETKNYLFIIDYFKGNLPKPIIGKKTIFIATHSHNDHFSKKIFEYGNFKDNIYILSKDIAELYKNENIIYLDSPDKDKDLDINTMKKIWNKDNVFILDKDEKFSYHDVDFYTYGSTDKGFSILVELPYLTFFHAGDLNDWEWPEDTDLEREQMRNDFRREIDKIQTDQLDLAFFPIDPRLKEDYDLGVSYFLETLSPEILFPMHMWDNLKFSKRFKEDYDDIYTEIKEIDFDGQEFYITIEVE, from the coding sequence ATGGAAAAATTCGAAATTAAAGTTACATATATTAATCATAGTTGTTTTTCAATAGAAACAAAAAACTATCTATTTATTATTGATTATTTTAAGGGAAATCTTCCTAAACCAATAATAGGCAAAAAAACAATTTTTATTGCTACACATTCCCATAATGACCATTTTTCAAAAAAGATTTTTGAATATGGAAATTTTAAAGATAATATATATATTCTATCAAAAGATATTGCAGAATTGTATAAAAATGAAAATATTATTTATTTAGATAGTCCCGACAAAGACAAAGACCTTGATATTAATACAATGAAAAAAATTTGGAACAAGGATAATGTTTTTATTTTAGATAAAGATGAAAAATTTTCCTATCACGATGTAGATTTTTACACCTATGGTTCTACCGATAAGGGTTTTTCTATATTAGTAGAATTACCTTATTTAACCTTCTTCCACGCCGGAGATTTAAATGACTGGGAATGGCCGGAAGATACGGATTTGGAACGAGAACAAATGAGGAACGATTTTAGACGAGAAATCGATAAAATTCAAACCGATCAGTTGGATTTAGCATTTTTCCCAATTGATCCAAGACTTAAGGAAGATTATGATTTAGGAGTTTCCTATTTTTTAGAAACACTTTCTCCCGAAATATTATTTCCAATGCATATGTGGGATAATTTAAAATTTTCTAAAAGATTTAAAGAGGATTACGATGATATTTACACAGAAATTAAAGAAATTGATTTTGACGGACAGGAGTTTTATATAACAATAGAAGTTGAATAA
- a CDS encoding AraC family transcriptional regulator, whose amino-acid sequence MEWINNLNMAIDYIEDNITEEINYEELAKIACCSTYHFQRMFGYMAGVSLAEYIRRRRMSLAAVDLLNSDEKIIEIGLKYGYTSPTAFNRAFQNIHGISPTKARKHGTSIKSYPPISFKMTIKGVEEMNYRIEEKAEFRIVGISEKLHKNIEKNFKIVPKMWEEASINGTIPTLVSLMNEEPSGMLGVSACNNDQEWRYFIAVSSSKPIENNFEEYIVPSFTWAIFPGSGTGQSIQKLEERIITEWFPTSGYEYANGPDIEVYINPDPNNAKYEVWIPVIKKQ is encoded by the coding sequence ATGGAATGGATAAATAATCTAAATATGGCAATAGACTATATTGAAGATAATATTACAGAAGAAATAAACTATGAAGAACTTGCAAAAATAGCCTGTTGTTCTACATATCATTTTCAAAGGATGTTTGGATATATGGCGGGTGTTTCTTTGGCTGAATATATTAGAAGAAGACGTATGTCCTTGGCTGCTGTAGATTTATTAAATAGTGACGAAAAAATCATAGAAATAGGATTAAAATATGGCTACACATCTCCAACGGCATTCAATAGAGCCTTTCAAAATATACATGGAATAAGTCCAACAAAAGCAAGAAAACATGGCACTTCTATAAAATCCTATCCACCTATAAGTTTTAAAATGACTATTAAAGGGGTAGAAGAAATGAATTATCGAATTGAAGAAAAAGCGGAGTTTCGCATTGTTGGAATATCAGAAAAATTACATAAAAATATAGAGAAAAACTTTAAAATAGTTCCTAAAATGTGGGAAGAGGCCTCTATAAACGGAACCATTCCAACATTAGTATCCTTAATGAACGAGGAACCAAGTGGAATGTTAGGAGTTTCCGCCTGTAATAATGACCAAGAATGGAGATACTTCATAGCTGTTTCCAGTTCAAAACCTATTGAAAATAATTTTGAAGAATATATTGTCCCCTCTTTTACTTGGGCTATTTTTCCCGGCTCCGGCACAGGACAATCCATTCAAAAATTAGAAGAAAGAATTATTACAGAATGGTTTCCAACATCAGGCTATGAATATGCCAATGGACCAGACATAGAAGTCTATATAAATCCGGACCCAAATAATGCCAAATATGAAGTTTGGATTCCTGTTATAAAAAAGCAATAA
- a CDS encoding glutathionylspermidine synthase family protein, producing the protein MYNDKYVNEYVDIIKKDEKFYYKDYLNMLDKVKHSNAIYKGEPIPVTYQGLFYDKENKKDFQYMSDMLMSITKKITKEYVENKEYRKLFKFSKELEELIIHDPGYDIPVPICRYDVFYNGRDKFKFVEFNTDGSSAMNEDNTLGPILLETEAMKEFSQKYKLSNIDLINSWAEISYEMYKKYKGNTKKPNVAIVDILEIGTSYEFREFKKAYEKLGLNCEIVDIKNLEYKNGKLLYGDYEIDLVYRRIVTVELMKILKDIKPFIEAYKNNAFMMLGSFRSQIMHYKPTYKIFRLKETRRILSKEENDFLDKSIPYTEDFETEEDYNIVSKNKDNYILKPVDDYASHGIYTGRDHNQEEFEKILREILATGYIYQEYYDMDPVHFVEFNDDGKIEVNDFGVVLGMFIYNEKFIAPYTRIGKDNLISGARDYYTAPNIFIEEK; encoded by the coding sequence ATGTATAACGATAAATACGTAAATGAATATGTAGATATAATAAAAAAAGATGAAAAATTTTATTATAAAGACTATTTAAATATGTTGGACAAGGTAAAGCATTCCAACGCTATATACAAGGGAGAACCAATACCAGTTACATATCAGGGATTATTTTATGACAAGGAAAATAAAAAAGATTTCCAATATATGTCCGATATGTTAATGTCCATTACAAAAAAAATAACCAAAGAATATGTAGAAAACAAGGAATATAGAAAATTATTTAAATTTTCAAAAGAATTAGAAGAATTAATTATCCATGACCCAGGTTATGACATACCTGTTCCAATATGTAGGTATGATGTTTTTTATAATGGAAGGGATAAATTTAAATTTGTAGAATTTAACACAGATGGTTCCTCTGCTATGAATGAGGATAATACCTTAGGTCCAATATTACTTGAAACAGAGGCAATGAAGGAGTTTTCCCAAAAATACAAACTATCAAATATTGATTTAATCAACTCCTGGGCTGAAATATCCTATGAAATGTATAAAAAATATAAGGGAAATACGAAAAAACCCAATGTAGCAATAGTGGATATATTGGAAATAGGAACTTCCTATGAATTTAGAGAGTTTAAAAAAGCCTATGAAAAACTAGGTTTAAACTGTGAAATTGTAGATATAAAAAATCTTGAATATAAAAATGGGAAATTGCTTTATGGTGACTATGAAATAGATTTAGTGTACAGAAGAATTGTTACAGTTGAATTAATGAAAATTCTAAAGGATATAAAGCCCTTTATTGAAGCCTATAAAAATAATGCATTTATGATGTTAGGCTCCTTTAGAAGTCAAATTATGCACTATAAACCAACCTATAAAATATTTAGACTGAAAGAAACAAGAAGAATTTTATCAAAAGAGGAAAATGACTTTTTAGATAAATCAATACCATATACTGAGGATTTTGAAACAGAAGAGGATTATAATATAGTTAGTAAAAATAAGGACAACTATATTTTAAAACCCGTAGATGACTATGCTTCCCATGGAATATATACAGGAAGGGATCATAATCAAGAGGAATTTGAAAAAATATTAAGGGAAATACTGGCAACAGGATATATTTATCAAGAATATTACGATATGGATCCAGTTCATTTTGTAGAATTTAATGATGATGGAAAAATTGAAGTAAATGACTTTGGTGTTGTATTGGGAATGTTTATATATAATGAAAAATTTATAGCACCTTATACAAGAATAGGAAAAGATAACTTAATTTCTGGAGCAAGGGATTACTATACAGCTCCAAATATTTTTATAGAAGAAAAATAA